In a single window of the Melioribacteraceae bacterium genome:
- a CDS encoding bifunctional 3,4-dihydroxy-2-butanone-4-phosphate synthase/GTP cyclohydrolase II — MNDLIFELNTIDEAVQDLKNGKMIIVVDDADRENEGDLIMASEKVTSSDVNFITKEARGILCIAITEERAAQLNLELLVENNTTTFQTPFTVAIDYIHGTTTGISAYDRAATINAVVNSAVKPNDFARPGHIFPLIAKKGGVLKRSGHTEAAIDLTKLAGLYPSGILCEIMAEDGSMARIPQLVEFAKKYNLKVISIADLIEYRRKTEKLVKLKSTVKMPTKFGDFNLHLYENLLDANDNPIALVKGEINPDHPTLVRVHSECLTGDVFGSLRCDCGEQLAKSLQIIDSAGCGVLLYMRQEGRGIGLANKILAYGLQENGSDTVEANEKLGFKADLRDYGIGAQILKDLGLKKIRLMTNNPKKIIGLKGFDLEIVERVPLEIDTNENNQHYIQTKHEKMGHIFSFINKHN; from the coding sequence ATGAACGATTTAATATTTGAATTGAATACGATTGATGAAGCGGTGCAAGATCTTAAAAATGGAAAAATGATTATTGTTGTGGATGATGCCGACCGTGAAAATGAGGGCGATTTAATTATGGCATCGGAAAAAGTTACCAGCAGTGATGTAAATTTTATTACTAAAGAAGCGCGCGGAATTTTATGTATCGCAATAACGGAGGAGAGAGCGGCTCAGCTTAATCTTGAATTACTGGTTGAGAATAATACAACAACATTTCAAACCCCATTTACTGTTGCAATAGATTATATCCACGGCACTACCACTGGAATCTCAGCATATGATAGAGCGGCAACAATAAATGCTGTTGTTAACAGCGCGGTGAAGCCTAATGATTTTGCGCGTCCGGGACATATATTTCCATTAATCGCAAAAAAAGGGGGAGTACTAAAAAGATCGGGGCATACTGAGGCGGCAATTGATTTGACAAAACTTGCTGGATTATATCCATCCGGTATTTTATGTGAGATAATGGCTGAAGATGGATCAATGGCACGGATACCTCAATTAGTGGAATTCGCTAAAAAGTATAATCTAAAAGTTATTTCAATTGCTGATTTGATTGAGTACAGAAGAAAAACTGAAAAACTTGTCAAATTAAAAAGTACGGTAAAAATGCCCACAAAGTTTGGAGATTTCAATCTTCATCTTTATGAAAATTTACTTGATGCAAATGATAACCCAATAGCTTTGGTAAAAGGGGAAATTAATCCGGATCATCCTACTTTAGTACGAGTTCATTCTGAGTGCCTAACAGGTGATGTGTTTGGTTCACTGCGATGCGACTGTGGTGAGCAGCTAGCGAAATCTCTTCAGATTATTGATTCAGCCGGTTGCGGTGTTTTACTTTATATGAGACAGGAGGGAAGAGGAATTGGTCTAGCAAATAAAATACTAGCGTACGGACTTCAAGAAAATGGAAGTGATACTGTTGAAGCAAATGAAAAACTAGGATTTAAAGCAGATTTACGTGATTATGGAATTGGCGCGCAGATACTAAAAGATTTGGGATTAAAAAAAATTAGATTAATGACTAATAATCCAAAAAAAATTATTGGTTTAAAAGGGTTT
- a CDS encoding riboflavin synthase: MFTGIIEEIGVIQRVNSIPGGLKFTIGCKKILDDLKIDDSVSVNGVCLTSIRVDNDSFDCEAVGETLNKTTINTLTVNIKVNLERAVRLAERLGGHLVQGHVNGVGIITKIVKLGDNYLLALKIPNELKKYVVDEGSIAIDGISLTVAKIINDEVEISVIPHTWANTNLSHKEPGNKVNIETDILAKYVEKILSEKNNSINTGESWVNKLGYQ, translated from the coding sequence ATGTTTACAGGAATAATAGAAGAAATAGGAGTAATCCAGAGAGTTAATTCAATCCCTGGCGGACTCAAATTCACCATCGGATGTAAGAAAATTCTGGATGATCTTAAAATTGATGATTCAGTTTCGGTTAATGGTGTGTGTTTAACTTCAATTAGGGTTGATAATGATAGCTTTGATTGTGAGGCTGTGGGCGAAACTTTAAATAAAACCACTATAAATACTCTTACAGTAAACATCAAAGTGAATCTAGAAAGAGCGGTCCGTTTGGCTGAGAGACTTGGTGGGCATTTAGTTCAAGGTCATGTTAATGGTGTAGGAATAATTACCAAAATTGTTAAGCTTGGAGATAATTATCTTCTTGCATTAAAAATACCGAATGAGTTAAAAAAATATGTAGTTGATGAAGGCTCAATTGCGATTGATGGTATTAGTTTAACAGTTGCAAAAATAATTAATGATGAAGTAGAGATTTCTGTAATCCCTCACACTTGGGCGAACACAAATCTGTCACACAAAGAACCGGGCAATAAAGTAAATATTGAAACAGATATACTTGCTAAATATGTTGAAAAAATTCTAAGTGAAAAAAATAATTCTATCAATACCGGCGAAAGCTGGGTAAACAAATTAGGTTATCAGTGA
- the ribD gene encoding bifunctional diaminohydroxyphosphoribosylaminopyrimidine deaminase/5-amino-6-(5-phosphoribosylamino)uracil reductase RibD: MNRDKDYIRRTFELAKNGAGFVSPNPLVGAVIVKQERIVGEGFHAKYGNAHAEADAINNRSENLKGATLYCNLEPCSHTNKQTPPCVPLIIKSGIKKVVISNVDPNPNVNGAGIQQLRNAGIEVTTNILSAEGKEINKFYFTAVEKQRPYITLKLALSADGFINRAEGNRTKITSIDSDKYVHQLRSEFDAIIVGANTVKVDDPQLNVRLVSGRNPLRIILDSKLSSPVDSKIFNDANSKNTIVVCSSNADYSKLKLLSEKGIKIQNVEMNSTGKFDLSELLTYLFHQKIRSILVEGGAFVFDRFFENSLFDEILFFRSNQYFDTGLKPSKISAARKLPLHQMTRLGADILEVYRNPSL, translated from the coding sequence ATGAATAGAGATAAAGATTATATAAGAAGAACTTTTGAGTTAGCGAAGAATGGAGCCGGATTTGTATCTCCAAACCCACTCGTTGGTGCAGTCATTGTTAAACAAGAAAGAATAGTTGGAGAGGGATTTCATGCAAAATATGGAAATGCTCACGCGGAAGCTGATGCCATAAATAATAGATCAGAAAATCTTAAAGGGGCAACACTTTATTGTAATCTCGAACCCTGTTCACATACAAATAAACAAACCCCTCCTTGCGTTCCTTTAATTATTAAAAGTGGAATTAAAAAAGTGGTAATCTCAAATGTTGATCCGAATCCAAATGTAAATGGTGCGGGAATTCAACAACTAAGAAATGCGGGTATTGAGGTAACTACAAATATTTTGAGCGCTGAGGGGAAGGAAATTAATAAATTTTACTTCACAGCGGTTGAAAAACAGAGACCATACATAACTCTGAAACTTGCTCTATCCGCCGACGGATTTATTAATAGGGCTGAGGGTAATAGGACTAAAATTACTAGCATTGATTCAGATAAGTATGTGCATCAGCTAAGAAGTGAATTTGATGCAATAATAGTAGGGGCAAATACAGTGAAGGTGGACGATCCCCAATTAAACGTAAGATTAGTTAGTGGAAGAAATCCTCTTCGAATTATTCTTGATAGTAAATTAAGTTCTCCGGTTGACTCAAAAATATTTAATGATGCGAATTCAAAAAACACAATTGTGGTCTGCTCATCCAATGCAGACTATTCTAAGCTGAAACTCTTATCGGAGAAAGGAATAAAAATTCAGAATGTTGAGATGAATTCTACGGGAAAGTTTGATTTATCTGAATTACTAACATATTTATTTCATCAAAAAATAAGATCTATTTTGGTTGAGGGGGGAGCATTCGTTTTTGATCGCTTTTTTGAAAATTCTTTGTTTGATGAAATACTATTTTTCCGTTCAAATCAATATTTCGATACTGGATTGAAACCATCAAAAATTTCGGCTGCACGCAAATTACCCCTTCACCAAATGACTCGATTAGGTGCAGACATCCTTGAAGTTTACAGAAATCCATCCTTATGA
- a CDS encoding SDR family oxidoreductase yields MKIFITGGSGMLGQYLNLELHKKHEILTQYYSNPGNCSNFPNVCLDLTNFEQLKKVFNEFNPDIVIHAAAVSTPEKVDEQSSKFVYNLNVNTTAKIAELCKVSSSKMIYTSTDLVYAGYRGSFLKEDSKLIPSSLYAETKLMGEAKIKEVFDNYLILRVSLQIGFGLNHSTNNFHKLYNSLKENKSFKLYTDQFRTPLALHESAKMISSLIEMDIVSETLNFGGKERVSRYELGEILCEEGGFDKNLLIPTTMADVNLKYPVADVSLNTTKLSSFGINIEPLRNSIRTLLKENE; encoded by the coding sequence ATGAAAATTTTTATAACCGGTGGGAGCGGAATGCTGGGGCAATATTTGAATTTGGAGTTACATAAAAAGCATGAAATACTTACTCAATATTATTCTAATCCTGGTAACTGTTCTAATTTCCCCAATGTTTGTTTAGATCTCACAAATTTTGAGCAGTTAAAAAAAGTATTTAACGAATTTAATCCAGATATAGTAATTCATGCCGCCGCTGTTTCCACTCCCGAAAAAGTTGATGAACAATCATCTAAATTTGTGTACAATTTAAATGTTAACACTACGGCTAAAATTGCAGAGCTATGCAAAGTTAGTTCGTCGAAAATGATTTACACATCAACCGATTTAGTTTATGCCGGTTACAGAGGCTCGTTTTTGAAAGAAGACTCGAAGCTGATCCCCTCCTCTTTATACGCTGAAACAAAGCTGATGGGTGAAGCAAAAATAAAAGAGGTTTTTGATAACTATTTGATACTTCGAGTTTCATTGCAAATAGGATTTGGACTAAATCATTCAACAAATAATTTCCATAAATTATATAATAGTCTAAAGGAAAATAAGTCATTCAAATTATATACAGATCAATTTAGAACTCCGCTTGCCCTTCATGAATCAGCTAAAATGATCTCTTCATTAATAGAAATGGATATAGTAAGTGAAACTCTGAATTTTGGTGGAAAAGAGAGAGTTTCGAGATATGAACTTGGTGAGATTTTATGTGAGGAAGGTGGGTTTGATAAAAATTTATTAATCCCAACAACAATGGCTGACGTAAACTTAAAATATCCGGTTGCTGACGTATCCTTAAATACAACTAAACTCTCTTCATTCGGAATTAATATTGAACCGTTGAGAAATTCAATACGTACTTTACTTAAAGAAAATGAATAG
- the nfo gene encoding deoxyribonuclease IV yields MRRRFSLFARFRIKKERLNMDQLLGAHVFVEGGVDSAISKADEFGFTAIQIFTRNNNRWVSKALSEKEISSFKEKRKSSQIKVIVSHDSYLINLCAQNPEILEKSRKAFIDELERCEQLEIPYLNFHPGAHGGQGEDEGIKMIAESLNLAHEQTKNFKVKSMLEATAGQGTAIGYTFEHLIKIIDLVEEKDRMCVCIDTAHIFAAGYNIKDPKTYDAVIKDFDSIVGLELLKCIHMNDSKKELGSKVDRHDHIGKGFIGLEGFTNIMNDKRLDGVAKILETPKGKEQLEDLENVKTLLGLIK; encoded by the coding sequence ATGAGAAGGCGGTTTAGTTTATTCGCTCGCTTTAGAATTAAGAAAGAGAGATTAAATATGGATCAGTTACTTGGGGCACACGTATTTGTTGAAGGCGGTGTCGATTCAGCAATTTCGAAAGCTGATGAATTTGGCTTTACGGCAATTCAAATTTTTACACGGAATAACAATCGCTGGGTTTCTAAAGCATTGTCGGAAAAAGAAATTTCCTCATTTAAAGAAAAAAGAAAGTCGTCACAGATAAAAGTTATTGTCTCTCATGATTCCTACCTAATTAATTTGTGCGCTCAAAATCCCGAGATATTGGAGAAATCGCGTAAAGCCTTTATTGATGAACTTGAACGATGCGAACAACTTGAAATTCCATACTTAAATTTTCATCCCGGTGCGCATGGCGGGCAAGGGGAAGATGAGGGAATTAAGATGATCGCTGAATCATTAAATTTGGCGCATGAGCAAACAAAAAATTTTAAAGTGAAAAGTATGCTTGAAGCTACCGCGGGACAAGGAACAGCAATTGGATATACTTTCGAACACCTAATAAAAATTATTGATTTAGTGGAAGAGAAAGATAGAATGTGTGTCTGCATTGATACCGCGCATATTTTCGCTGCCGGCTATAATATTAAGGATCCTAAAACCTATGATGCTGTAATAAAGGATTTTGATTCGATCGTGGGATTGGAATTGCTAAAATGTATTCATATGAATGACAGCAAAAAAGAATTGGGCTCAAAAGTAGATAGGCATGATCATATTGGGAAAGGATTTATTGGATTAGAAGGATTTACAAATATTATGAATGATAAAAGATTGGATGGAGTTGCAAAAATTTTAGAAACCCCAAAAGGGAAAGAACAGCTTGAAGATTTGGAAAATGTAAAAACTCTACTCGGATTGATAAAATAA
- a CDS encoding DUF1460 domain-containing protein yields MKFIKTLFLVLLFSPLIYCQENNNQLFCSKDSQIFGEKISLAKKNNLHTKNINEIIESIGKSFIGTNYVANTLENSDTEKPIFCLDALDCYTFVEATLSLSRIIKNNKSSIDDYIAEIENIRYRDGQINGYPSRLHYFSDWIYEMNKRGICEDITNKIGGMIYSNNVDYMSTHPNSYKHLKNNPENVKALAETEKVISQRRYYYIPQERIALLENKIESGDIIGITTNVDGLDIAHTGLAIKMNSGRIHFLHAPNVGFKVEITKKPLSEYVKGNKKQTGIMVVRAINP; encoded by the coding sequence ATGAAATTCATAAAGACACTATTTTTAGTTCTACTTTTCTCACCTCTAATTTATTGTCAGGAAAATAATAATCAATTGTTCTGCAGTAAAGATTCTCAAATATTTGGCGAGAAAATTTCTTTAGCAAAAAAGAATAATTTACATACAAAAAATATCAACGAGATAATAGAATCTATTGGGAAAAGTTTTATAGGTACAAATTATGTCGCAAATACACTCGAAAATAGTGATACTGAGAAACCAATATTTTGTCTTGATGCGCTTGATTGCTATACTTTTGTGGAGGCAACACTTTCTTTATCAAGAATAATTAAGAACAACAAATCAAGTATAGATGATTATATAGCCGAAATTGAGAATATTCGTTATAGAGATGGTCAAATTAACGGGTACCCTTCGCGTCTCCATTATTTTTCCGACTGGATCTACGAAATGAATAAGCGCGGTATTTGTGAAGATATCACAAATAAAATTGGTGGGATGATCTACTCAAATAATGTTGATTATATGAGTACACATCCAAATTCTTACAAACACTTAAAGAATAATCCCGAAAATGTTAAAGCTCTTGCTGAAACTGAGAAAGTGATATCACAAAGAAGGTATTACTATATACCGCAGGAAAGAATAGCTCTTCTCGAGAATAAAATTGAGAGTGGTGATATTATTGGAATTACTACTAATGTTGATGGTTTAGACATTGCTCACACAGGCTTAGCCATAAAAATGAATTCGGGAAGAATTCATTTTCTACACGCGCCAAATGTTGGTTTTAAAGTTGAGATTACTAAAAAGCCCCTTTCTGAATATGTTAAAGGAAATAAAAAACAAACCGGTATTATGGTTGTGAGAGCGATTAATCCATAA
- the dnaB gene encoding replicative DNA helicase — MAKKSKESFDIEKLKSSSKLPPSAVEVETAVLGAMLLDENSIPKAVEVLTADAFYDPRNKIIFEAIVSLYESNEPIDTVSVYEELKKAGKVEDVGGAAFISKLTQDVSSAANIDYHARVVLEKYILRQLISSSLEIADLAYKGHDDVFDLLDSAESKIFQISEAGIKESFKSMDKAVNEAWELIEAIHAKKISTFSVPSGFFELDELLGGFQKSDLIIVAARPSMGKTAFAMSAIRNSAIDHNIPIGVFSLEMATIQLVTRLISAEARINAHNLRTGKFRAEEGAKVSRTVYKLKKAPIYIDDSPSITILELRAKARRLKNEKNVGMIVVDYLQLIHPSNNMESREREISTISRSLKALAKELNIPVIALSQLNRAVETRTDKKPMLSDLRESGSIEQDADVVLFLYRPEVYGITQYTGGDMSGQSTEGIAEIIVGKQRNGPIGEVKLRFIKEYARFENLDRFRTELPGGEEVAQITAGGEEYPI; from the coding sequence ATGGCAAAAAAATCAAAAGAATCATTCGATATTGAAAAATTAAAATCCTCTTCCAAACTTCCTCCATCAGCTGTAGAAGTAGAAACGGCTGTGTTGGGGGCCATGCTTCTTGATGAAAACTCAATTCCTAAAGCTGTTGAAGTACTTACTGCCGACGCGTTTTATGATCCTCGAAATAAAATAATTTTTGAAGCTATTGTATCATTATATGAATCGAATGAACCGATTGACACTGTCTCGGTTTATGAAGAATTAAAAAAAGCCGGTAAGGTAGAGGATGTTGGCGGAGCCGCATTTATAAGTAAACTTACACAAGATGTTTCCTCTGCGGCAAATATTGATTACCACGCGAGAGTTGTTCTCGAAAAATATATTCTCCGGCAATTAATTTCTTCTTCTCTGGAGATAGCGGATCTAGCTTATAAAGGTCACGATGATGTGTTTGATTTACTCGATTCAGCGGAATCAAAAATTTTCCAAATCTCTGAAGCAGGAATTAAAGAATCATTCAAGTCGATGGATAAAGCGGTAAATGAAGCATGGGAGTTAATTGAGGCAATCCACGCAAAAAAGATATCAACTTTTTCGGTACCCTCCGGTTTTTTTGAGCTTGATGAATTATTAGGAGGATTCCAGAAATCCGATTTAATAATAGTTGCGGCTCGTCCCTCAATGGGTAAAACTGCATTCGCGATGTCCGCTATCAGAAATTCGGCTATCGATCATAACATTCCAATTGGTGTTTTCAGCCTCGAAATGGCAACTATTCAACTTGTAACAAGATTAATATCTGCCGAGGCTCGAATTAACGCACACAACCTTAGAACCGGAAAGTTTAGGGCAGAAGAAGGCGCAAAGGTAAGTAGGACTGTATATAAACTTAAAAAAGCTCCAATATACATTGATGATTCCCCTTCTATTACAATATTGGAATTACGAGCCAAAGCAAGACGGTTAAAAAATGAAAAAAATGTTGGAATGATTGTGGTGGATTATCTTCAATTAATTCATCCTTCAAATAATATGGAAAGCAGAGAGAGGGAAATATCAACAATTTCGAGATCTCTGAAAGCCCTTGCGAAAGAACTTAATATTCCTGTAATAGCATTATCACAGTTAAACCGTGCGGTTGAAACAAGAACTGATAAAAAACCGATGCTTTCTGATTTACGTGAATCCGGATCAATCGAGCAAGATGCCGATGTTGTTTTATTTCTTTATCGTCCTGAAGTTTATGGCATCACTCAATATACCGGTGGAGATATGAGCGGTCAATCGACCGAAGGAATTGCAGAGATTATTGTTGGTAAACAGCGTAACGGTCCGATTGGCGAAGTAAAGTTAAGATTTATAAAGGAGTACGCGCGTTTCGAAAATCTTGATAGGTTCCGAACAGAATTACCCGGTGGCGAAGAGGTTGCGCAAATTACCGCCGGCGGTGAAGAATACCCAATTTAA
- a CDS encoding uracil-DNA glycosylase, whose protein sequence is MLADIKKGIIESLKDQRDIFGDDLYEKFNSIPISELNMSNTHEPSQKEDKMESFQNASNLEDLNQLICNCLKCDLGKTRTKFVFGVGNPNANAMLIGEAPGADEDKQGEPFVGRAGKLLNDILKAINLSREEVYIANILKCRPPGNRDPLPSEMETCIPYLQKQVDLIKPNVILCLGRIAANGLLNKKLPLSGLRETTHEFAGIPVIVTYHPAALLRNPNWKRGCWEDVQKFKKLLDELS, encoded by the coding sequence TTGCTTGCTGATATAAAAAAGGGCATTATTGAATCGTTGAAAGATCAGCGCGATATTTTTGGTGATGACCTTTATGAAAAATTTAATTCCATTCCAATTTCAGAATTAAATATGAGCAATACTCATGAACCATCACAAAAAGAAGACAAAATGGAATCGTTTCAGAACGCAAGTAATTTAGAAGATCTAAATCAACTCATTTGTAATTGCCTTAAATGTGATTTAGGAAAAACAAGAACTAAATTTGTTTTTGGTGTTGGTAATCCAAATGCCAATGCGATGTTGATCGGCGAAGCCCCGGGCGCGGATGAGGATAAACAGGGGGAACCCTTTGTTGGGAGAGCCGGAAAATTGTTGAACGATATTCTAAAGGCAATTAATCTATCAAGAGAAGAAGTTTATATCGCTAATATTTTAAAATGCCGCCCACCAGGAAACCGTGATCCACTTCCTTCTGAAATGGAAACTTGCATCCCTTATCTCCAAAAACAAGTTGATCTGATTAAACCAAATGTAATTTTATGCTTGGGGAGAATTGCGGCTAATGGGCTGTTGAATAAAAAATTACCCCTTTCAGGATTGCGCGAAACAACCCACGAGTTTGCTGGAATTCCTGTTATTGTAACTTACCATCCCGCCGCATTACTTCGAAATCCCAATTGGAAAAGAGGATGCTGGGAGGATGTTCAAAAATTTAAAAAATTATTAGATGAATTAAGCTGA
- the rpoZ gene encoding DNA-directed RNA polymerase subunit omega, with protein sequence MAIKPINLSTIKKSIPNLYESVIVAAKRARKLNDDQKLEFSQLLGTMNAGHEDDFEDRENPEQFKLSLEFEKREKPHIRALQELVKHDIEYRYKNEKEIK encoded by the coding sequence ATGGCAATTAAACCGATTAATCTTTCTACTATAAAGAAGAGCATTCCTAATCTTTATGAAAGTGTGATTGTTGCCGCAAAAAGAGCTCGCAAATTAAATGATGACCAAAAACTCGAGTTTAGTCAGTTGTTGGGCACAATGAATGCCGGGCATGAAGATGATTTTGAGGATAGAGAAAACCCGGAACAATTCAAACTATCTCTCGAATTTGAGAAACGGGAAAAACCACACATTAGAGCTTTGCAAGAATTAGTTAAGCACGATATTGAATACAGATACAAAAACGAAAAAGAAATTAAATAG
- the gmk gene encoding guanylate kinase: MNNNAKLFVFSAPSGTGKTTIIQDVLSNNPEFVFSISVTTRKQRKGEIDGVHYYFVDEAQFLKNIEEDKFIEWEKFYDYYYGTLKETINLNLKAGRTIVFEVDVKGALKIKKQYPSAVLIFIAPPSMEILKERLVKRNTETEEDLRKRIERSELEMSFKDNFDYVVTNLELEIAKEEVKKIIENETMEVKNGN, translated from the coding sequence ATTAATAATAACGCTAAATTATTTGTCTTTTCTGCTCCGAGCGGTACTGGTAAAACTACTATTATTCAAGATGTTCTTTCGAATAATCCGGAGTTTGTTTTTTCAATATCTGTTACCACAAGAAAACAAAGAAAGGGTGAAATAGATGGAGTGCACTACTACTTTGTTGACGAAGCTCAGTTCCTAAAAAATATTGAAGAAGATAAATTTATTGAATGGGAAAAGTTTTACGATTATTATTACGGTACTTTAAAAGAAACTATAAATCTAAATCTTAAGGCTGGTAGAACAATTGTATTTGAAGTTGATGTTAAAGGTGCTCTTAAAATTAAAAAGCAATATCCTTCTGCAGTTCTAATTTTTATTGCACCACCAAGTATGGAAATTCTTAAAGAAAGATTGGTAAAGAGAAATACAGAAACCGAAGAGGATTTGAGAAAACGAATTGAAAGATCGGAATTAGAAATGAGTTTTAAGGATAATTTTGATTATGTTGTAACCAATCTTGAACTTGAAATCGCAAAAGAAGAAGTGAAGAAAATAATAGAAAATGAAACCATGGAGGTAAAAAATGGCAATTAA
- a CDS encoding YicC family protein, whose translation MILSMTGYGNGTSVKNDIEIEVEIKSVNSRYLDLSLRLPKFLLNREFEIRELIKKGVRRGKVFLSVSIKKGNIEEKFNEIDPTAVKYALNLLTEIKKAAKIKDKISLQDIMLFQNMIYKDEETQATEEFELVADAIEKAIVQLNQMREAEGTELEKDLRKRIALIQDSLIGIENRSEQSIKDHFEKLKDRAKQIHNDWADNEPRLNMELALLAERSDVTEECVRLRSHIKMFLESLEKSDDAGRRLNFITQEMNREANTINSKTVSSEISHHGIFIKEELEKIREQIQNIE comes from the coding sequence ATGATTTTAAGTATGACCGGTTATGGGAATGGTACTTCGGTCAAAAATGATATTGAGATTGAAGTCGAAATTAAAAGTGTAAACAGCAGGTATCTCGATCTTTCACTTCGACTTCCCAAATTTTTACTTAACCGTGAATTTGAGATTCGCGAATTAATAAAAAAAGGTGTAAGAAGAGGAAAGGTTTTTTTATCGGTTTCGATTAAAAAAGGAAATATTGAAGAAAAATTTAATGAAATTGATCCAACTGCAGTTAAATACGCCCTTAACCTCTTAACGGAAATTAAAAAAGCCGCGAAGATTAAGGATAAAATTTCTCTTCAAGATATTATGCTATTCCAAAATATGATTTATAAAGATGAAGAGACTCAAGCTACAGAAGAATTTGAGCTTGTTGCCGATGCAATTGAGAAAGCTATTGTTCAATTAAACCAAATGAGAGAGGCTGAGGGTACAGAATTAGAAAAAGATCTTAGAAAAAGAATTGCTCTCATCCAAGATTCATTGATTGGTATTGAAAATAGAAGTGAGCAGAGCATTAAAGATCATTTTGAAAAATTAAAAGATCGCGCAAAACAAATTCATAACGATTGGGCAGATAATGAGCCAAGATTGAATATGGAATTGGCATTACTAGCCGAGAGATCAGACGTTACCGAAGAATGTGTACGATTACGAAGTCATATTAAAATGTTTCTTGAATCCCTTGAAAAATCTGATGATGCCGGAAGAAGATTAAATTTTATAACTCAAGAGATGAACAGAGAAGCAAATACAATTAATAGTAAAACGGTATCTTCCGAAATTTCACATCATGGAATTTTTATAAAGGAAGAACTTGAAAAAATTAGAGAACAGATTCAAAATATTGAGTAA